In Microvirga sp. 17 mud 1-3, the genomic window CCGCCGTTGATGAAGACAGTCTCGTAAGCCAGCGCCGCCTCGTCCAGCACGGTCGGCACGCGCTTCTTCTGCCCGAACGGGCTGATGCCGCCCACGTGGTAGCCGGTCAGGCGCTCTGCGTCGGCGGGCTTCATCATCTGGGCGGATTTCGCGCCGAGCACCGCCGCGAGTTTCTTCAGGTTCACCTCCCGGTCGGAGGGGACGATGGCGCAGGCCGGTTTCCCGTCGACCGTCACCATGAGGGTCTTGAGCACGCCGCCAGGCTCCACGCCCAGAGCCTCCGCGGCCTGCAGGCCGATCCGCTCCGCCTGGGGATCGTAATCGTAAGCATGCACCGTGAATGGAACGCCCGCTCCCTGCAGGGCGAGCGTGGCGCGGGTGGTCTTCGACATGCTGGGTTCAGTGCCGCGCAGGCCGGTCAGTGATCGTGCTTGTGGCCATGGTCGTGGTGATGGTGGCCACATCCGCAGCCGGGACCATGCTCGTGATGAGCATGCTCATGCTTATGTTCGTGGCCGTGATGATCATGGGCGTGCCCATGATCATGATGGTCATGACCATGGTGATGATGGTGGTCGTGGTCGCAATGGTGGGCGCTCTGTTCCGGCCGGAAGGCGCGCTTCACCGGGGTCGCGACGCAGCCCTGCCCGCGGGCGAGCTCGGCCAGGGCCGGGGTGTTCTCCACATAGAGGGCATCTGCCGTGATCTCCGCAAGGCCGTGCTGACTGCCGAGATGCCAGGCGAGGCGCATAAGGCGCAAGGGATTCTCGGCCCGCACCTCGAGAAGGTCCTCGGCAGCGGCCTTCACCTGCACGAGGCGGCCGTCCTCGAGCCGCAGGGCGTCCCCGTCGTTGATCACCGTCTCCATGTCGAGGTCGAGATGGATCTCGGTGCCGGCCTCGGCCTTCAGATGCGCATGGCGGCGGCTGCGGGCCGCTTGGTCCAGGACGATCGTGTCGACGACCCGGTCGGACTTCACGGCAGGCTTGCGGACGAGGGTGGTGGCGCGCGGCATGGGAACTCTCGAAAGGCTCTGATCGGAAACCGATAGATAGGATGGGTGGGAGCGGTTGCTAATAGGTGACCTTGTCGGGCTTTTCGGCCCAGGCATCGAACACCGCCCTCGCCTCCAGGCTGGGCACGTGGTCCATGGCGATGATCCGCTCGGAGGCGGGCTTCGGGATCTCCTCGTAGATGAGGCTGTCGTCGAAACCGATCTCGGCCGCATCCTCGCGGGTATTGGCATAGACGATGCGCGAGACCCGCGCCCAATAGGCCGAGGCCAGGCACATGGGGCACGGCTCGCAGCTGGTATAGATGGTCGCGCCCTGGAGCGAGAAATCGCCCACTGCCTCGCAAGCGCGGCGGATGGCCACCACCTCCGCGTGGGCGGTCGGATCCTTCGCGGACGTAACTTGGTTCCAGCCCTCGCCCAGAACCTTGCCGTCACGCACCACCACGGCCCCGAACGGGCCGCCAGCCCCATTGTTCATGTGGTCCCGGGACAGCGCGATGGCGCGGGCCAGGAAACGCTGATCTTCACTCTTGATATCGCTCATGGGGTGGTTTTACCGCCTGGGCCATGCGGAAGCGAGAGTTTTTGGAAGGACCCTCACCGTGGAGCATGGTCCGTCATTCCGGGGCGCCGCAGGCGAGCCCGGAACCCATAACCACCAGCGATTTAGGATAAAGAGCGATGGATGCCGTCGCTTTCTATCTTCCATCGTCAGTGATTATGGGTTCCGGGCTCTCGCTCTGCTCGCCCCGGAATGACGGGAGATGTCCCCGAAACGACCGTGCCCGCGACCCTCTCACGCGCCTGGAGGAGCTGGGCGGTCACCGAGGCGGCGATCACGGCGGGGTCTTTGCCGGTGATGCCGGGCAGCCCGATGGGGCAGACGAGATCGTGCAGGCGCTCCTCCCCAAGGCCGAGTTCCCGGAAACGCTTCTCGAACCGTGCCCGCTTCGTGGCGCTGCCGATGAGGCCCACATAGGGAAAGCCCCGGCTTAGGGCCGCGGCCGTGATCGCCATGTCGAGGGGATGGTCGTGGGTCATGACCAGGATGAAGGCATTGGCTGGCGCCGCGGCGATCTCCGCCTGCGGGTCCTTCAGAAGGACCGGTACGGCATGGGCCGGAATGTGGGCCGGAAAAGCGTCCTGACGCGGATCGAGCCAGCGGACCGCGAAGGGAAGCGGCGCCAGGGCCAGGACGAGCGCCCGCCCCACGTGGCCCGCGCCGAAGAGGAGAACAGGTGTGCGCTCCTCTCCATGGGTCTCGCGCCACCGGGTCCAGGAATCGTCGCCGACCGCCGACGAGACCTCGCGCCGGACGCGGCCCGCCTCGTCGAAACGGCATTCCGTCGTGAACAATCCGCCCGCGGTCTCCGCCTGCGCCAGGGCTTCGAGATCCGCCATGTCCCGCCGGTCGAAGGTCTCGACGAGGATCTTCACCCGCCCGCCGCAGCACTGGCCGAGATCCGGGCCGAGGGCCTGGTCCAGGACCCGCGCCGGCCCGCGCCCCTCGCCCAGCATCTCCTGCGCGACGGCGAGCATCTTCATCTCGAGATGGCCGCCGCCGATGGTGCCCGAAAAGCCGCCGTCAGGGCGCACGACCATATGCGCATCCGTTTCCCGCGGCGCGGAGCCCTTCACCTCGTGGACGCTGACCAGGGCCGCCGTGCCATGCACGCTCACGAAATCGACCAGACGGCGCCAGGTGTTCACCCCGGGTTCCTCACCCCAACGCCCTCCCCCGCAGGGCCTCGCAGGCGCGCAGGATCGCCTCCGGAGTCGCGGGAGCATCGAGAGGAACGGGCCGTGACGGATCGAGGGCGTGGACCGCGTCCGCAAGGGCGCAGAACACGCTGTTGGCCAGCATGATCGGCGGCTCGCCGACCGCCTTCGAGCGGTAGACCGTCTCCTCCGGGTTCGCGTTGGGATGGAGCGCCACGCGGAAATCGGCCGGCACGTCGGAGGCAACCGGGATCTTGTAGGTGGACGGCGCGTGGGTGAGCAGGCGCCCCTCCCGGTCGAAGACCAGCTCCTCGGTGGTCATCCACCCCATGCCCTGCACGAAGCCGCCCTCGATCTGGCCGATGTCGATGGCCGGGTTGAGGGAGCGGCCCACGTCGTGGAGGATGTCAGCCCGCAGAAGCCGGTTCTCGCCCGTCAGCGTATCGACGACGACCTCGGAGCACGCCGCTCCATAGGCGAAGTAGAAGAACGGCCGGCCAGTGGCCTTTTCCCGATCCCAGGTGATCTTCGGCGTCTTGTAATGACCCGCCTCGGAGAGCGCCACGCGGGCGAGCACGCATTTCTTGGCGAGCTCCGTGAAGGTGAGGCTCTCGTTGCCGGCGAAGACCCGGTCGTCCCGGAACTCCACCTGCTCCACGGGTACACCGTAAAGCTCCGCCGCATGGGCCGCCATGCGCTGCCGGATCGCGCCCGCCGCGATGCGTGCCGCCATGCCGTTAAGGTCGGAGCCCGAGGACGCGGCTGTGGGCGAGGTGTTGGGCACCTTCGCGGTCGTCGTGGCCGTGATGCGCACCCGCTCCATCGCGATGCCGAATTCCTCGGCGACCACCTGCGCGACCTTGACGTAGAGCCCCTGCCCCATCTCGGTGCCGCCGTGATTCAGGTGAACGGAGCCGTCCTGATAGACATGCACCAGCGCGCCTGCCTGGTTGAGATGGGTGAGCGTGAAGCTGATGCCGAATTTTACGGGCGTGAGCGCGATGCCGCGCTTCATGATCGGTGAGGAAGCGTTGAAGGCTGCAATCTCTTCGCGTCGTGCACGGTAAGCGGAGGTCTCCTCCAACTGGCGCACCAGCTCCACGAGCGTGTCGGTTTCCTCCACCTCCATGCCATAGGGCGTGAGGTTGCGGCCCGGCGCGTAGAAATTGGCGTAGCGCACATCGAGAGGGTCACGCCCCGTCGCCCAGGCGATCTGGTCCATCACATGCTCGACGGCGAGCATGCCCTGCGGACCGCCGAAGCCGCGGAAGGCCGTGTTCGAGACCGTGTTGGTCTTGAGCCGCCTGGAGGCGATCCGCGCGGCGGGCATCCAATAGGCATTGTCCGCATGGAACATGGCACGGTCGACGACACCGCCGGACAGGTCCGCCGAATAGCCGCAGCGCGCCAGGAGATCGACCGCATAGCCGGCGATGCGGCCGTCATGGTCGAAACCAACCTGCCAGTCGCAGCGGAAATCGTGCCGCTTGCCCGTGAGGACGAAATCGTCGTCCCGGTCGAGCCGTAGCTTGCACGGGCGGCCAGTGACCCGCGCGGCGAGCGCTGCCGTGACGGCCCATTGCGTCGCCTGGCTCTCCTTGCCGCCGAAACCGCCGCCCATGCGGCGTGTCTCGCAGGTCACGTAAGCGTCCGGCAGGTCGAGCACGCGGGCAACCACGTGCTGTACCTCTGTCGGATGCTGCGTGGAGGAATAGACGTGGACGTCACCGTCCTCTCCGGGCACGGCGAGCGCCACCTGGCCTTCGAGGTAGAAATGCTCCTGCCCACCGACGCGGAACTGCCCTTCCAGGCGATGCTCCGCCTGCGCGATGGCGGCCTCAGCATCGCCCCGGCCAAAAGCATAATCCGGCAGTACCGTCTCGCCGCGCTCAAGCGCATCCTCGACCGTGATGCTCGGCGCCTCGGCCTCGATCTCCACCACGGCATGGCGCACGGCACGGCGCGCCGCCTCGCGGGTCGTGGCGACGACCGCAAAGAGGGCCTGGCCGTGGAAGCTGACTTCGCTTTCGACGAAGAGCGGATCGTCCCCGAAGGCGGGCGAGACATCGTTCTTGCCCGGCACGTCCTTCGCGGTCAGGACCGTCACGACACCTGCCTGCGCGAAGACCTGCGTCAGGTCCAGCGACACGAGCCGCCCCCGCGCCTTCGGCGACTGGCCGATGGCGATGTGCAGCGTCCCGTCCGGCTCGCGGATGTCGTCGATATATTGGGCGAGGCCCTGGACATGCTTGAAACCGGAATCGTGCGGCAGCGGCCGATGGACGTGGCGGAGAGGCTCGGCCTGCTCTCCTCCCCCTTGTGGGGAGGAGTTGGAGGTGAGGGTGTGAGCGCCACGTTCTGAGAGTTCAGCGCCGACACCCCCACCCTGACCCTCCCCACAAGGGGGAGGGGAATCCGTCGCGCTCGTTTTCAATCTTTCACCCATCACCCTACTCCGCCGCCTCGAGCGCCTCGCGAATGCCGACGATCCGCGTGGCGCGGGTCTCGCCGGAGGCGATTTCGCTCAGGGCCTTGAAGAGGAGGTTGCGAGCCACCGTCGTGCGGTAGGCCGCGGAGGCCCGGTGGTCGGTCATCGGCTGGTAGTCGCTCGACAGGGCCGCCATTGCGTCGCCCCAGGAGGCGGGCTCGTCGAGGGAGATTCCGACAAGCGCTTGCTCGGTCTTGGCAGCCCGCTTAGGCGTGCCGGCCATGCCGCCGAAGGCAATGCGCGCGGATGCGATGCGGCGGCCGTCGAGGGTGAGGCGGAAGGCGCCCATGACGGCCGAGATGTCCTCGTCGAACCTTTTCGAGACCTTGAGGGCGCGGAAGGCCTCGTTCGGCCGGATCTTGGGCACGAGCACGCGGCGCACGAATTCGCCGGGCGCCCGGTCCTGCCGGCGATAGGCGATGAAGAAATCTTCGAGCGGAAGGACGCGGATCGTCTCGCGGCCACGCAGTTCGAGGCTCGCTCCGAGAGCGATCAGCGCCGGCGGAAGGTCGCCGATGGGCGACCCGTTGGCGATGTTGCCGCCGACCGTTCCCGAAGCGCGAATCTGCGCGGAGCCGAAGCGCCGCACGAGCTCGCCGAGGTCGGGATCGATGCGCGCGAGCGACGCATGCGCGGCCCCATGGGTCACGGTCGCGCCGATCGCGAGCAATTCGGAATCGTCCTCGATCCGGTCGAGCCCGGCCACGCGACCGAGCCAGATGATCCTATCGAGATCCGCCATCGCCTTGTTGATCCAGAGGCCCACATCAGTGTTGCCCGCGACCAACGTCGCGTCCGGATGGCGGGCATAGAGCGCCGCAAGCGAATCCTCCGTGGCGGGAGCTGCGAAGAAACGCGTCTCATCACCCACGAACACGTCCTGCGTGTCGGACAGGGCCGCAAGCCCCTCGGCAATGCGCGCGCCCTCGGCCGCGAAGGCATCGGCGGGCGTGCCGTCGCAGGCCTTCAGGGCCGCATCGACAATGGGACGGTAGCCGGTGCAGCGGCAGAGATTGCCCGCGAGCACATCGTTGACGCTCTCCCGGGTCACGGGGCGCTCTGCCCCGTGGTAGAGCGTGAAGAGGCTCATGACGATGCCAGGCGTGCAGAAGCCGCATTGGGAGCCGTGGCCCTCGGCCATCGCGGCCTGGACGGGGTGAAGCTCCCTGCCGGCCGCGAGATCCTCCACGGTCACTACCTCGGCGCCGTCTACCTGGCCCAAGAGCAAGATGCAGGCATTGACCGGCTCGTAATGCACTCGCCCGCCGCGGATGCGGCCGAGCGCAACCGTGCAGGCGCCGCAATCCCCCTCGGCGCAGCCCTCTTTCGTTCCGACGTGGCGCTGCTGCAGTCTCAGATAGTCCAGAAGCGTGGTGCGGGGGTGGAAATCGGCAACCTCGACCGGCCGCCCATGCCGCCAAAAGCGGATCGCTTCTCGTGTCACGATGATCCTCCGCCGGAAAAGCCCGGCTCGCCATGGTGAGCCGGGTCGCGGGACGGAGCAAGGCCTTTTCGTGGGGCTCCGGGCTGAAGGACCCGGAGGCCCTCCGGCTGCAGGTTAGGCTACCAGGTGCCCGTATTGGGCATGGAAGCCCAGGGCTCCTGCGGCGGCTTGGGTTCCCCACGCTGGAGCAGCTCGATGGAGATGTTGTCGGGGGTCCGGATGAAGGCCATGTTGCCGTCGCGGGGCGGCCTGTTGATGGTCACGCCTGCATCCATCAGCTTCTGGCAGGTGGCGTAGATATCGTCCACCCGATAGGCGAGATGGCCGAAATTGCGGCCGCCCGAATATTCATGCTCGTCCCAGTTGTAGGTGAGCTCCAGCAGGGGCGCCCGGGATTCCTTGGCCTTCTCGACATCGGCAGGAGCCGCCAGGAAGACCAGGGTATAGCGCCCTTTCTCGTTATCCATCCGGCGGACCTCGACGAGGCCGAACTTGTTGCAGAAGAAGTCCAGGGATTGCTCGAGGTTCGACACGCGAACCATCGTGTGCAGGTACTCCATATTCGTCTCTCCGTTCGATCGCGGCTAGGTGATGGCGCATTTGGGCGCGAGATCAAGTCCCGGCCTTTCGGATCGGCCAAGGAAGCTTCATTATTCATACATCGTTTACCTATCCCTGCCTTCCCTGCATGAAGCTTGCAAGGTCCGGCCGGGACCATGTTTCGCAACCCAGTTTCACCCAGGTGAGTCCGCATGCGCCCCGACGAGTCCCAGATCATCCAGCTGAAGGATTACCGGCCCAGCGATTTCCTGATCGACCGGGTCGTTCTGGATGTGCGGCTCGACCCGCGCGCCACCCGCGTCATTGCCACGCTGACCATGCGGCCGAACCCGGAGGGCCGTGCGGATGCGCCCCTCGTCCTCGACGGGGACGACCTGAACCTACGGGCCGTGAGCCTCGATGGGCGCGCCCTGCCGGGCGGTGAGTACGAATCGGGGCCGCAATCCCTGACGATCAGCCAGCCGCCGCGCGGGCCCTTCACCCTGACAGTCGAGACGGAGATCGACCCCACGGCGAACACCAAGCTCATGGGGCTCTATCGCTCCGGCGGCAATTACTGCACGCAATGCGAGGCCGACGGCTTTCGCCGCATTACCTATTTCCTCGACCGGCCGGACGTGCTGTCCGTCTACACCACCCGCATCGAGGCGGACCGGGACGAGGCACCGGTGCTGCTCGGCAATGGCAACCCGGTGGAGAGCGGAGCGATCGAGGGCACCAACCGGCACTATGCCGTATGGCACGACCCGCATCCGAAGCCGTCCTATCTCTTCGCTCTCGTGGGCGGGCGGCTCGGCCATGTGGGCAAGGCTTTTACGACCATGGGCGGGCGCAAGGTCGCGCTCAAGGTCTATGTGGAGCCCGGGAAGGAGGAGCGCGCCGGCTATGCGCTCGATGCCCTGGAGCGCTCCATGCGCTGGGACGAGAGAGTCTTCGGGCGGGAATACGATCTCGACGAGTTCAACATCGTAGCCGTGTCGGATTTCAACATGGGCGCCATGGAGAACAAGGGGCTCAACATCTTCAACGACAAATACGTGCTGGCGAGCCCCGAGACCGCGACCGACGCGGACTACGCCAATATCGAGGCGATCATCGCGCACGAATATTTCCACAACTGGTCGGGTAACCGCGTCACCTGCCGGGACTGGTTCCAGCTTTGCCTCAAGGAAGGCCTGACGGTTTTCCGCGACCAGGAATTCTCGTCCGACGAGCGTTCCCGCCCCGTCCACCGTATCGCCGAGGTGAAGACCCTGCGTGCTCGGCAATTCGCCGAGGATGCGAGCCCCCTCGCGCATCCCGTGCGGCCGCAGCAATACCGCGAGATCAACAATTTCTACACCGCGACGGTCTACGAGAAGGGCGCCGAGATCGTGCGCATGCTCAAGACCCTGATCGGGGACGAGGATTTCCGGCGTGGGATGGATCTCTATTTCGAGCGCTGCGACGGCACTGCCGCGACGGTAGAGGACTTTCTCGATGCCTTCGCGACCGTCACAGGCCGC contains:
- the xdhC gene encoding xanthine dehydrogenase accessory protein XdhC, producing MNTWRRLVDFVSVHGTAALVSVHEVKGSAPRETDAHMVVRPDGGFSGTIGGGHLEMKMLAVAQEMLGEGRGPARVLDQALGPDLGQCCGGRVKILVETFDRRDMADLEALAQAETAGGLFTTECRFDEAGRVRREVSSAVGDDSWTRWRETHGEERTPVLLFGAGHVGRALVLALAPLPFAVRWLDPRQDAFPAHIPAHAVPVLLKDPQAEIAAAPANAFILVMTHDHPLDMAITAAALSRGFPYVGLIGSATKRARFEKRFRELGLGEERLHDLVCPIGLPGITGKDPAVIAASVTAQLLQARERVAGTVVSGTSPVIPGRAEREPGTHNH
- the xdhA gene encoding xanthine dehydrogenase small subunit produces the protein MTREAIRFWRHGRPVEVADFHPRTTLLDYLRLQQRHVGTKEGCAEGDCGACTVALGRIRGGRVHYEPVNACILLLGQVDGAEVVTVEDLAAGRELHPVQAAMAEGHGSQCGFCTPGIVMSLFTLYHGAERPVTRESVNDVLAGNLCRCTGYRPIVDAALKACDGTPADAFAAEGARIAEGLAALSDTQDVFVGDETRFFAAPATEDSLAALYARHPDATLVAGNTDVGLWINKAMADLDRIIWLGRVAGLDRIEDDSELLAIGATVTHGAAHASLARIDPDLGELVRRFGSAQIRASGTVGGNIANGSPIGDLPPALIALGASLELRGRETIRVLPLEDFFIAYRRQDRAPGEFVRRVLVPKIRPNEAFRALKVSKRFDEDISAVMGAFRLTLDGRRIASARIAFGGMAGTPKRAAKTEQALVGISLDEPASWGDAMAALSSDYQPMTDHRASAAYRTTVARNLLFKALSEIASGETRATRIVGIREALEAAE
- a CDS encoding VOC family protein, which codes for MEYLHTMVRVSNLEQSLDFFCNKFGLVEVRRMDNEKGRYTLVFLAAPADVEKAKESRAPLLELTYNWDEHEYSGGRNFGHLAYRVDDIYATCQKLMDAGVTINRPPRDGNMAFIRTPDNISIELLQRGEPKPPQEPWASMPNTGTW
- the xdhB gene encoding xanthine dehydrogenase molybdopterin binding subunit; the protein is MGERLKTSATDSPPPCGEGQGGGVGAELSERGAHTLTSNSSPQGGGEQAEPLRHVHRPLPHDSGFKHVQGLAQYIDDIREPDGTLHIAIGQSPKARGRLVSLDLTQVFAQAGVVTVLTAKDVPGKNDVSPAFGDDPLFVESEVSFHGQALFAVVATTREAARRAVRHAVVEIEAEAPSITVEDALERGETVLPDYAFGRGDAEAAIAQAEHRLEGQFRVGGQEHFYLEGQVALAVPGEDGDVHVYSSTQHPTEVQHVVARVLDLPDAYVTCETRRMGGGFGGKESQATQWAVTAALAARVTGRPCKLRLDRDDDFVLTGKRHDFRCDWQVGFDHDGRIAGYAVDLLARCGYSADLSGGVVDRAMFHADNAYWMPAARIASRRLKTNTVSNTAFRGFGGPQGMLAVEHVMDQIAWATGRDPLDVRYANFYAPGRNLTPYGMEVEETDTLVELVRQLEETSAYRARREEIAAFNASSPIMKRGIALTPVKFGISFTLTHLNQAGALVHVYQDGSVHLNHGGTEMGQGLYVKVAQVVAEEFGIAMERVRITATTTAKVPNTSPTAASSGSDLNGMAARIAAGAIRQRMAAHAAELYGVPVEQVEFRDDRVFAGNESLTFTELAKKCVLARVALSEAGHYKTPKITWDREKATGRPFFYFAYGAACSEVVVDTLTGENRLLRADILHDVGRSLNPAIDIGQIEGGFVQGMGWMTTEELVFDREGRLLTHAPSTYKIPVASDVPADFRVALHPNANPEETVYRSKAVGEPPIMLANSVFCALADAVHALDPSRPVPLDAPATPEAILRACEALRGRALG
- a CDS encoding nucleoside deaminase — protein: MSDIKSEDQRFLARAIALSRDHMNNGAGGPFGAVVVRDGKVLGEGWNQVTSAKDPTAHAEVVAIRRACEAVGDFSLQGATIYTSCEPCPMCLASAYWARVSRIVYANTREDAAEIGFDDSLIYEEIPKPASERIIAMDHVPSLEARAVFDAWAEKPDKVTY
- a CDS encoding urease accessory protein UreE; the protein is MPRATTLVRKPAVKSDRVVDTIVLDQAARSRRHAHLKAEAGTEIHLDLDMETVINDGDALRLEDGRLVQVKAAAEDLLEVRAENPLRLMRLAWHLGSQHGLAEITADALYVENTPALAELARGQGCVATPVKRAFRPEQSAHHCDHDHHHHHGHDHHDHGHAHDHHGHEHKHEHAHHEHGPGCGCGHHHHDHGHKHDH
- the ybaK gene encoding Cys-tRNA(Pro) deacylase; the encoded protein is MSKTTRATLALQGAGVPFTVHAYDYDPQAERIGLQAAEALGVEPGGVLKTLMVTVDGKPACAIVPSDREVNLKKLAAVLGAKSAQMMKPADAERLTGYHVGGISPFGQKKRVPTVLDEAALAYETVFINGGQRGLQVRLQPGDAVQVLGAKVAAVVAENS